From a single Apium graveolens cultivar Ventura chromosome 2, ASM990537v1, whole genome shotgun sequence genomic region:
- the LOC141690580 gene encoding uncharacterized protein LOC141690580 has translation MSRTTIKGQALADFLLKFDSNIDNKTLVALHPPCPKEVLDLLHKEEPPHPWWILHEDGAVNNKGVGAGIVLISPEGHHLMSVIDFNFYAINNDAEYEALINGLKIALEMGVLNLIVKSDLEFVVNQVNGGFQVRGPQMELYLRCTQRLLKKIREVRIECVP, from the coding sequence ATGTCGCGCACAACGATCAAAGGACAAGCTCTAGCTGATTTCCTACTAAAATTTGATTCTAATATTGATAATAAGACTCTGGTGGCATTACATCCACCCTGTCCTAAAGAAGTTTTGGACCTATTGCATAAGGAAGAGCCTCCACATCCTTGGTGGATTTTGCATGAGGATGGAGCAGTTAATAACAAAGGAGTGGGCGCGGGCATAGTGCTTATATCTCCAGAAGGCCATCATCTGATGAGCGTAATCGACTTTAATTTCTATGCTATAAACAATGATGCGGAATATGAAGCACTGATCAATGGCCTGAAGATTGCTTTGGAAATGGGAGTTCTGAATCTAATTGTGAAAAGTGATTTAGAGTTTGTGGTAAATCAAGTGAATGGGGGGTTTCAAGTTCGAGGGCCGCAGATGGAATTGTACTTGAGGTGCACACAACGGCTGCTTAAAAAGATTAGGGAAGTTAGAATAGAATGTGTACCGTGA